In Lathyrus oleraceus cultivar Zhongwan6 chromosome 2, CAAS_Psat_ZW6_1.0, whole genome shotgun sequence, the DNA window AACTAAGATGGTATCATCAAAGATAATGTAAGGTTTGATATTTTCATTAAACCGAAATACCTGTAATTATTTCAACTTAACAACATTATGAGCTAACCCTGACAAGTCTTTTGTAGTGATTAGGAATAATAAGGGTGATAATGAATCTCCTTGTCTCAGTCCACTCCCTATTTGAAAGTTCCTTGTTAGGATACCTTTGACCAATATTGACCCTTATTATTTTTCCTAAGATTTGAACCTATCGGCAACCCCAAAAATTTAAACGGGATCGAGTCCACACCATATGACATAAAAATTGAAGTTGCCCGTAGGAAGCTCTCCTTCAGATTTATTTTGTATAGTTTGCTTTACTAGAAGTTGACTTGTTGACTTAAGACAAGTTCAGGTCCACATAATATAGCTTTGATACTCAAAACATTTCTCCATGAGACCTCACAACTAAGATGGTATCATCAAAGATAATGTAAGGTTTGATATTTTCATTAAACCGAAAAACCTGTAATTATTTCAACTTAACAACATTATGAGCTAACCCTGACAAGCCTTTTGTAGTGATCAGGAATAATAAGGGTGATAATGAATCTCCTTGTCTCAGTCCACTCCCTATTTGAAAGTTCCTTGTTAGGATACCTTTGACCAATATTGACATGGTGTTGAAAAAAAAAGGGCCTCCATCCATGATAGCCATTTATCTCCAAAACTTATTTTATTCATTACATAACTCAAATAATTCCAACTCACACAATTGTATTCCTTTTCTAAGTCAAATTTCAACATCAAGTCTTCCTTCCTTTGTCTCTTGGATAAATCTATTAATTCAATAACCATGAGAACACCATCTAGAATTTGTCTATCTAGAATGAATATTGATTAACAGCTAGATATTAAGTTCCCTATCACCCTCTTCAATCTTGTTGCTAATACCTTTGCAAGTATTTTCTATAGAGAACTAATCAAGAAAATTAGTCTATACTCATTTAACTATTAAGGATTGTTTGACTTCAAGACTAGTCTTAGGAACGACGATGTAATCACCTTGGGAATCACCATGCTATAGTGGAACTCGTTCATAAAACTTACAATTCCATCTTTCACAATTTTACAACAAGTCTCGAGAAAATCAAAGTTGAATCCATCTAGCCTATGATTCTTGTTTCCATCACTTGACCACATAGCTTCTTTAATTTCGTCATAAGATAATGGTGCCTCCAAACTGACTCTCTCATCCTTTGATAATTGTTTAAGTTATACACCATCAAGAACTGGTATGTTGAATTTGTTTCTTGAAATCTCTCAAAATAATATTTCACTTCCAATTTCACCTCTTCCACCTTTTCAAATCTACCTATGCTTGTCGCTAATGATATTATATTATTCCTTCTCAACCTTGTTTTCATGAAGGAGTGGAAGTATTTGGCTTTCAAGTCACCCTTCTTGATCCTTTTTTGTCTGGAATTTTGTCTAAGCAAGCTTTCTTTAAATTTTAAACTTTTCCAAACAGTGCTCGAAACCATCATACACTTACCTGCTACATCAGTATTATTTTCACAATCGTTTCTAGCAACAAAGACATCCAATTCTATTTTGTTCTCACCATGATATGAGCAAAAaccattttcacttgttttctTGTGTTTTCATTAGAGCATATGAATGCTCCCATTGGAGATGTGATGAATTAAAAAGATTTGGCACCCAAGAATGACAAGGGATGTCATAGAATTTTAGCCAAGTTACCCTCTCATTATAAACATCGTATGACCTCTATTATATGATCTTTGTAAACCACTATTCAAGCGAATCTTTGGCTTCTCTGACAAACATTTTCAACTCTATGACTTCCCTTTCTTTCATTAGGCATAAATTTTCTCCTAGAGGAGTAACTTTGATTGAGCAATAACCTTATATATGAAATGCCTCTTTTATATTATACTTCATCGTGGATTTTCTACTCTTCCAGCATATCCTTTTTTTAATCTTCCCAACCTCTCTTCATCGATTTGGAACTCCATGTGTGCAAAGAGTGATTCTGTATCCTTGTGTTTTTTATGTGTGTGTTTCCTTTGGTGATTACTGCTCCAACACCTGAACATATGTCCTCTACTCTTTCTTGATACCTTGAATTTTTTTATTTGTCTTATTGCTCTATCTTTGTACTATGTTTGTATGTCTACTATGATTCCTCCCACCTTTCACCTTAAAAGGCTTAATTGCAATTTTTGTTCTCCTATTTTACTTTTTTTGTCACGTATTTTTGGTCCATTTTTTAAGTTTTTGTGAtaaattttaatccaaaaaaaagATCAAAATTCAATTTAAAACTTAAAAAAGGGACTAAAATCGCAGTTTTTAAAATGGAGGGACCAAAAttcaacaaaagaaaaaataaaaagatcaaaattgaaaataagccaaattaaaaaataattaaagaGATTTCGTAAGGTGAACCGTAGGACTCAATTACTTAGAATAATTAAAATTTGTGTTCAGAAAGATGGGGTTTCAAGAGATTTGTTTTAGATGGATCAAAGAGACGTCGAGACCACCAACACGGGATCCAACTTATGCTCCTCCACCAAATAAAATCACAATTCTGATACCACTTGTTGAGAAATTCGAGGAAGGTGAGAGTAACAATGAGAccagtgtgtgtgtgagagaCCATCCAAAATTTTAAGGAATTAGGGTTTTAAGCTATCTCTCTTAAAAATTCAATATTACACTCATTCAAATGCAATGTGATACTTAATCGCTCACCCACCCAACAAGTCCATCGGTTATTTTTACATGCGTATGGGATTTCGTCAAGATAATCCTCTAAATCATTTTTTGTTCTTGATCGACAAAAAATATTTGATTAGTCTAGCAAACAAGGAGGTAGATTGAAGATTTCAAAAGTCTCAAAATaaacaaacatttgcatttgtttttttttaatattaaatgattaaatgatgaatcatcgtattttttcataaaaattattttaacgtttttatttttaaaaaaaaaaatagatatcctatttttactagtttttagCATCATAAAATAGTAAATGATGATATCAAATAataaaaatcatcataaaatacTTGCAACAAATGAAATTTGCATGACATAAAATTGTATTAGCATCAAAAtaatcaaaaagtcaaacatttaAAATTAATTAAAGTCATGATTCATTAAAATAACAAGTGTTCATATCTAAAATTGCAACAACTAAGTCAAAATTcatcaaaataattaaaattattataataaatatttgattatTGGAAGAGTCGATTTTTTTGGATCCGGTCCGAGTTTACTCGAAACCCATCTTTTTAATGATTTTTAGATTTTAAATCCATATCCACCACATTATCCAATCCAACCTATTATTTCGATTTTTTTTTATGATCTAACCCATGTATATTCCTAGTGGATGAGGTTGCTCAACTGATATTTTCGACTTGAGCTAAATATGTTAAAAGAGTGTTTGGAATGAGTGGAATAATTCTATTTTGGTATTTGCTAGTTAAGCTAAATTGGTGGAATAGATACAAgaattttgttttttttatttggCTAATTGTCCTTTACAATGTTTTCAAGCTAGATAAATTTAGGTTTAATATTTTTCTTCCCTATTTTGATTCTTTAATCtatattaatatttttcttccGTATTTTGATTATTTAATCTATATTAATTTCTTAACTCTTCGAAACAGGTCAGGTTAGTCTTATAATTAGTAACGTTAGcaattaatttttaaattttttatcattaattaaactaaataaaattaGTATAACACATTTATAACACATTTTAAAGAGTTTAAAGATTAACTTTTAATACTACTTTTACACTAATCAATCAACTTTATTTATAACAAAATGTGTTTTGTATCATTATTTGTAGGAGATTTAAAGTGATCTATTCTAAGAACACACTAGTAAAACTGATAATGATTATTGCATCACAGAGATCTACAAATTTGTAACAGCCACTTCATAATAGGCTACACTTGTTTTTCTCATGCCTTATCTAAATACATCTTTTCATGACTAATCATAGTAATAATTTCGcggattttttttttttaaatgtgaTTATTCTTTCTGTGGCCAGCATGAAATCGGCGATCGAGAGATATAACAGTTTCAAGGAAGATCAACAAGTGACAAATCCAGAATCTGAAGTCAAGGTATGCTTTATAAATCACACTTTAACCATGTCACATTTTTTTCCTATGCACGTTACTCATTTGCATTATTTTACTTGATAACTAATAGTTTTGGCAAAGAGAATCTGATATTTTAAGGCAGCAACTACATACTCTACAAGAAAACCATAGGTACGTAAAACCTTGAATTCACACACTTCATTAAGCACCATGAATGAAAGCACTAACATTTCGCAGTCACAGACAATTGATGGGAGAACAGCTATATGGTTTGAGCATCAGAAACCTACAAGATCTAGAGAAACAACTCGAACTTAGTCTCCAAGAAGTCCGAACGAAAAAGGAGAAAATTCTGACAGACGAAATCCATGAGCTGAACCAAAAGGGAACCCTAATCCATCAAGAAAATGTGGAACTCTATAAGAAGGTAACCTCATTCAACAAGAAAACACACAACTACGTGTTCAAATTTTACTGACTCTATATACTAAATCGCGTGCTGCGGAACAATAGAGGTTTGTTCAAGTTCCGCTGCACTATAGTCTCTATTTGACAACACTGCGTCACATTCACTTATACCATTAAGTGAATGTGACAATTTAAATTTGAAAACACATATTGCTTAACAATGAGGTTCATGTGAATGGCATAGGTGTATGGCACGACAGATGCGGCCGCGCTCGCAACAAGAAAAAATGCATTTGTTCAGTTTCCATATGGAGGAGGAGGAGGAGAGTATCCACAAACATTATTTCAACTTCAGTTATGCCAGCCTGAGCAAGAACAGTATTGTGAAACCTCAGGTAGTGCAAGTGCAACAAAATGAACGAGTTAGAAAGACTTGGAAGTTTTGTGAGATTTTATTAATACATTTGGAAAAGAATGACTTAAGTAGCAATGGTATGTAATATATAATAATCACATTCAATCTTTTGTTGATTATACAATAACTCACTCCACTACTCACATAATCCATAGGATTCCACATTTTCTGAAATTGGATGACTTTGATTTTTATAAAAGTTTTCATTTGCATGTAAAATAACATAAGTATAATTTTTATATATACTGTCTAAACCAAAGTTTTCATTTTCATATAAAGTAAAAGAGTTTTTATATTACAGGATTAGTCCAAAAACTTACACtaaatttttatttcaaaattattaTGCAACCTTTATAATGTTATAAGAGTTTACAAAGAGAATAACTCTCTCTTTGTTTTTAACTGTGGCTCAAACAAATTAATCAACAATTACTTTAAGTGAAGGTATCCCATATTgttaaaaaaattatcaaaataattcagttttcaaaaaaattctcaatcTATCCCagttttttaaaaaataaatacCTAAGGCATAGGCGTTAGACCAATTGGCGCCTACCCTTAACTTTTAAGTGGGGGTGTCAATTGGATTGACTATATCACATGGTATTGCCAATCCAATTGGCCCCCATGTGTAATTTggaagaggaggcgccaattggtttggcgcctcagtgtaatgtgcaattttttttttataaatagatGTCTTGTGTGATTCATTTTGCCACATCTCATTTCgtcatattgcaaacatgttggtgttcgtcgccgctatggaaaagtgatttattcgagagacaagcctccgatgttgatgctcttctggaacatctgtagttttgatcaactgaagagggagctggttcgttggttagacgGAAAAATATCAGAagggaaaaaaattagaagtattgagagactcgatagtatatttggttgggtgcgagtaaaaaccgataaggatgctagggaaatgatgttttaacgagatgacatcagtttgattgttgtaatcagttagaaatgttctgttttaagtttgcttatgttgtagtgatgtttgttgttaaccttgttgtaacaaaaagataatgatatataaaaatccaaggttacaaaaattgaaaggaggtactaaattatgatgcaaATGTTGCTTCTAGATTGGGATATTTGTTAttattgtgtcctggttgacgacatatactacataatcttattATTTTATCAATCGTATCCATGGACgcgatgattcaaccttatgtcgaactcgccgattttggacatgtaagcaaaataatgtcttggtcggtggatactaaatttattcttgcattatgtgaaagatggcgtcccAAGACtcacacattttggtttccaatcggtgaatgtaccgtgacgttagaatACGTCTACATGTTAATGAGACTGCCTATCGAAGGTAAGGTGGTAAATcgtaaaaccaactatgcaaattcaatttgcatggacctcttggatgctaatttgttagatgataactcgagaggtcaatgtatactcctttcacgcattaaggcatattataacaacttacagttagatgagaattctaccgaagaggctcgaataataaaaactaggtgttacattatgcttttaatcggtttatttttatttcctgaaggtagtggttctagtatgcatgttatgtatttacctttactaagacatgtagatagaacATGAAGTTATAGTTGGGGGTCCGCTTGTTTGACTTATCTTTATAGCTGTTTGTGTAAAAATacacacaaagacacatctacattttctaGATGTGCTGTTTTACTtcaagcatggggttggtccagactaccgtccctagcgtCCGTCAACAACAATTCATTCACATTCCCATacgcacaaaagtaagttcttaaaaatggattatatttacttactttaaggattattatctctaaataatatttttatttttatggtgcagatggtcggcacgtggtatgagttataacagatgtcctagacactgtattacccagtatcgcaatctcttggatctCCTTCGACCGACGTATGTATTGGCATTAACCTAATTATTTCGTAAAAAAtgttaatttcttctaccaaatttataatctaatatatgttcacatttcagttcatttggcgtccatatctaaatttggatcatgaccatgaaatcaacgaacaagatgcagtcgtttggactgcatgcacatcgatcataagattcaccactgtggagataCACAATAATGACcgtgttaaattgcagttcggtatgcttcaacacatcccatatcccccgacaaacctcggagaatggcatctacgcaaagttaatgatcaatggaactttaacccatgacaaagcttcgctagatccgagtgtcgaaaatggaagcactgccaagaccatgtcttaactgacgctATGATGgcaactgaagaaaaaccaactcgtaattatatggattggtacaaatcggttggatttgagttcatcaccgaagatatgtacctatacgaTCCACGCCAGACAACTTACACACCAGAAGGTTTaacatctaacccctaacaacattgtcagaccggttactcacaaccctctatccatcaaaattttcgattcacaaacacacaaacctacaaccctaacatgccaaacagccaaccacaataccaagagcatacatcgtaccaccaccaacaagtaGATCGTTATCAAGACACCCAACATTGCTATtcacccaacacatcaccctatcATAGCCGTcttagccaaaacactcagcGATCATTTAAGACCAACCATCCATCCTCCTACTATAGCgaagaagcccaaacatcacaaaaccaaaaccttAAACAACCATATcgctaccaaacaccacaacaataatttcaacctttcctcgacgcatcattcacacaaatgtctcccttcaatcgcCCATGTCGCCCTCCAACAACTCAAATACAACCCAATTACTCTGACATGGGTCATGAACTCAACTATGACGGTACCCATtcgatgcatacacaagactacgctAATTTGTCTGACTATCTGAGGCAATCTCCTACAGTTGGTGGTGATGTTTCTGGAccctcagatactcaaacacctggggtgaatcatcaacatgggttagggccacgagttcgggtatctaggggatgtgggaccggaggtcggttaggtgattccggtcatcgacattagtcttttttgtgtaaacACGTACTGATATTAATATGAATTGTTCCGATTTCGACTTTATCTAAAATGTACaatatttttgaaataaattaTGAAACACACACAGGTCTCAGACCAATTGGTGTCTCCTTTAATACTTAACACACAagcgtcaattggattggcagcaCTAGGTGCACTAGCCAATTTAATTGACGCctcctctctaagtttaagagcGACGACCAATTCATATGGCACCTCCTCTTCAAAGTGGGGTATTTTGGAAAATAATCtgaaaagtgggttattttgggattttttttgaaaaatagggttattttggtaaaaaaattcagATAGTGAGAGTAAGAGAAAGAGTAATATCCATATCTCTTGTGTATTTTGAAGTTAACATAAGTTCTCTTTATATAGTAAAAGATTTGACCTAGCAATTAGACTGCAACTCTAATCGATTATGACCTAGCAAAATATGAAATGTTTTGTAGGACCTGAATCCTAATCAATTAGAAAGCTTTCTTAATTAATTATTGGACGAGTTCGTCTTAGAATTGATTAGATAAGTGTCATAATCGATTAGAAGGCGAACTTTTACTTCATAATTGATTAATTAAGCTCTATAATTGGTTAAGCTTCGTTTTTAAAAAAGATTTGCCCCAACATAAGAGTTTTAGaagaagtatttaaaaaaaaggaagtttaaaaataatttaagTGTGAGTATATGCGCATTTATCTTAATACTTTGATATCTACAAACAACTAATACTACATATGATCCTATAAAATAGATAAATAGATAGAGTAAGGATCATTGACGAGTTTTGTGCAATTTTCTTCGTTTCTTGGAAATTTTCTTTAACTTTTGATTATCTTTGCGCACATCATCTGatatttttttttaatcttttttaGTTTTATTCACTTTTATTTCTTTACTTGGTGATATTTATGATTTTTCTTTAACTTCTTTAGTCATCATCAAAACCAAGTGTGCACGTATAACACATAGAACTACATTCTCCTtcttttttatgatgacaataCATCTTTCAAGAAGGTgataaaaaatagaaattaagATGAAAAATATTGGTATAATTAACTTTTCCTCATAGATAAAGAGAGTATAGTCTAATCCCCATGAGAATATACTTGTTCCACTTTGACAGATCTAAAAGATAACTTCGAACAGAAACAACAGTGAAACAAGCAAATAAATGAGATAGAAAAAAATAGATACATAAGGCTACTATTTGGCACCATCTTCGTCATCCAAAGCCCTAAAATTAGGAGGAAAATAAGTTCACATATCAATTAGGTGGTCGGTGATGAAGTCAACTCTAGAAGTCAGTCGACGAAGCATCCTATTATTGTTTTGAGTGCTTGCCAAGATGGTTTGAAGGACACCATTTCTAGGAGGTTTTAAAGGAAACTCAAAATAAAAATCTTCCATATTTGCATGCTTTGGTTATTGAGGATCCACGGGAGCTCGAGGATATTGCTCAATAGGAGAAGTAGGACTTCAAACTTATTCTCTTTTAAAGATTTTCATTTGTTTCATATTTGATGAACCAATTTTAAGGAGCTTCTGTCAGACTCCTCCCTTTCTAAACTGACTCAAATATGAATATATATTTTTGTAACAAGATCCCTATAGGAAAGGCAAATACCACTCCGTTTAAAATTTAACATGTGTTGAATTACCCTCATTTATCCGGTTGATTTGGATGTTGTTAGTTAGGAGCAAAGTGACAACTACATTTGTTCTCATCAATTGATTGTGCTTGAATTTCTTTGAGATAAGCACATGAATAATCACATAAAATAAATAGTAAAACCAGTTTCTTGTGGTTTTGGGGTTGTTTGATTTCTCTTTGGTCAATTTACTTTTAGCTCCACCCTTTTTacatcctgcaaaaaaaaaaaaattaacttCATAAACACTTACAAAGACACTAATGGTTGAATTTGAATGAAAAGTTTTGaagtaaaaaaaatattaaaaatcagcATTTCTTAGAGAGGCATAATAAAATTCATTATTCCTCTTCAAACAAATGACTTACCTGACTTACATGTTCCTTAACTATATGATATTATGAGATTTAAATGGAATTCTTTCTCTTTCCATTTTTGTGGAAACATTGAAACTTTTCTTTCCTTAAGATATAATTTCTCTGAACTTTTTAAATATGGGAATCATTAGTGACTTTTTTTTCTATAGCTTTTTTTTTTAAGAATTCTCTTAAATATTTTACTATAGGAGGTGTCATCTCCCCCATGTTAGAGGAGGTATAGAAACTAAACAAATTCTATAGATGAGTGTTTTGAATAACTATTGTTATGATATAATTTGGAGCTCAATGTTGTATATCACACCTACATTATAATTTTAGTTTTTATTCTTTAGTATCCAAATCTTTTAGGGCCCTCTTACGTTAGTGGAGTATAAATAACTTCTAGACGTTAAATTTATATTAGAGTCATAATTTTTATTAAATAAGTGAGATGAAGCATTAGAGATCCATTTTATATCATGATTTTTATTTAAGTAATTAGAAGCAATATGACCATTTTTACTATAATATGTACAATTAAACATGTTATGATCAAAAGTTTATTTTGTATGTCAAAAGATATCAAATGATTTTGTGTTATATTCAGGTAGATAATCTATACCAACTTTAGTATAAGTTCCCCTTTTATTAGATAAAATCATATCCAAATTACCTCTTAATTTGACAAATTTACTAAAGGTTTCATGCAGATCTTCAACTT includes these proteins:
- the LOC127121478 gene encoding MADS-box transcription factor 27 — its product is MGRGKIVIRRIENCTSRQVTFSKRRKGLIKKAKELAILCDAHVGLVIFSATGKLYEYANTSMKSAIERYNSFKEDQQVTNPESEVKFWQRESDILRQQLHTLQENHRQLMGEQLYGLSIRNLQDLEKQLELSLQEVRTKKEKILTDEIHELNQKGTLIHQENVELYKKVYGTTDAAALATRKNAFVQFPYGGGGGEYPQTLFQLQLCQPEQEQYCETSGSASATK